The DNA segment GGAATGGCTCGGCGCGGCGTTGTCCTCGCCGTTCCAGGTAATCACGCGTTTGATACACGATGATGCGGCCGTTATCTCGGCCACGCTGGTCGACCTCGTGGACGAAGTGGGCTGCGATCTCGTGCTGACCACCGGCGGCACCGGTCCGTCGCGGCGCGACGTGACGCCGGAGGCGACGCTCGCGGTTGCCACAAAGGAAATGCCCGGTTTTGGCGAGCAGATGCGCCAGATCAGCCTGAATTTCGTGCCGACGGCCATTCTGTCGCGCCAGGTCGCGGTCATCCGTGAAACGCCTACGCACGCGGCGCTCATCATCAATCTGCCGGGACAGCCGAAGTCCATCAGGGAAACGCTGGAAGGTCTGCGCGACGGCGAAAGCGGCGCGGTCAAGGTGCCGGGCATT comes from the Paraburkholderia sp. PREW-6R genome and includes:
- the mog gene encoding molybdopterin adenylyltransferase, producing MTTATTDAAPTPARRDPDEIVIGLVSISDRASAGVYEDKGIPALQEWLGAALSSPFQVITRLIHDDAAVISATLVDLVDEVGCDLVLTTGGTGPSRRDVTPEATLAVATKEMPGFGEQMRQISLNFVPTAILSRQVAVIRETPTHAALIINLPGQPKSIRETLEGLRDGESGAVKVPGIFAAVPYCIDLIGGPYVETRADVVKAFRPKNAVRAPRPV